GATCGTCACCCGCCCGTCCCGGGACGTCAGGCCCGCGATGCCGTGCGGCGAGCCGCTCGGGTTGGCCGGGTACGTCTCCGTCACCCGCCCGTGGTTGTCCACGAAGCGCACGGGCACCACGCCCAGCCCGTTCACCCGCGCCGCCTCCTCGGCGGTGGAGAACTCCGCGCGGCCCTCGCCATGCGACGAGGCGATGGGGATGCGGCTGCCCGCCATGCCCTGGAAGAACAGCGAGGGGCTCGGCGCCACCTCCACCTGTACCAGCCGCGCCTCGAACTGCTCGGAGACGTTGCGCACGAAGTTCGGGAAGTGCTCGGCCCCGGGAATCAGCTCACGCAGCTGCGCCATCATCTGGCAGCCGTTGCAGATGCCCAGGCTGAAGGTGCCCGCACGCGCGAAGAACGCGGCGAACTCGTCCCGGGCACGCGCGTTGAACAGGATGGAGCGAGCCCAGCCGCCTCCCGCCCCCAGCACGTCTCCGTACGAGAAGCCGCCGCACGCCGCCAGGCCCGTGAAGTCCTTCAGCGACACCCTCCCGGTGAGCAGATCGCTCATGTGCACGTCCACCGCGCTGAAGCCCGCGCGCACGAAGGCCCGCGCCATCTCCAACTGGCTGTTCACCCCCTGCTCGCGCAGGATGGCCACCCGGGGCCGCGCCCCCTTGGCGATGAACGGCGCCGCCATGTCCTCCGAGGGCGAGAACGTGAGCCGCGCGGACAGGCCCGGATCCGCCGGGTCGCACCTGGCGGCGTACTCCTGCTCGGCACAGCGCGGGTTGTCGCGCAGCTTCTGCATCTCGTAGCTGACGCGCGACCACACCGCGCGCAGCCCCATCACGTCCTCCTCCAGCAGCACCCGCTCCCCGTGGCGCACCCGGGCCGTCAGGGCCGTGTGGGGGCGGCCCAGCTCGTGGCAGTGCGCCTCCAGCCCGTGCAGCTTCATCACCTCGCGCACCCGGGGGAGATCCGCCACCCGCACCTGGAGGATCGCGCCCAGCTCCTCGTTGAAGAGCGCCGCGACCGCGTCCGCCCCCAGGCCCGTCACGTCCACCTCGAAGCCGCAGTGTCCGGCGAAGGCCATCTCCACCAGCGTGGTGATCAACCCGCCGTCGGAGCGGTCATGGTAGGCGAGCAGCGTGCCCGTGTCGTTGAGCGCCTGCACCGCGGCGAAGAAGCCCTTGAGGGACTCGGGGTCGTCCACGTCCGGGCAGCGCGGGCCCACCTGGGAGTACGCCTGGGCGAGCACCGAGCCACCCAGCCGCTGCCGGCCCGCCGCCAGGTCCACGAACACCAGCCGGGTGTCCGCGCCCGGATCGCGCAGCTGGGGGGTGAGCGAGTGGCGCACGTCCAGCACCGGCGCGAAGGCCGACACGATGAGCGACAGGGGCGCCGTCACCGCCTTGCGCTGGCCCTGCTCCTCCCAGACGGTGCGCATGGACATGGAGTCCTTGCCCACGGGGATGGTGAGGCCGAGCGCCGGGCACAGCTCCATGCCCACCGCCTTCACCGCGGCGTAGAGGTTGGCGTCCTCGCCCGGGCTGCCCGCGGCCGCCATCCAGTTGGCCGACAGCTTCACGTTGCCGAGCTGGGCCACGCGCGCCGCGGCGATGTTGGTGACGGCCTCGCCCACCGCCATGCGCGCCGAGGCCGCCGCGTCGATGAGCGCCACCGGGGTGCGCTCGCCCACCGCCATGGCCTCGCCCGTGTAGCCCGCGTGCGCCGACAGCGTCACCGCGCAGTCCGCCACCGGCACCTGCCACGGGCCCACCAGCTGATCCCTCGCCGTCAGGCCCGACACCGTCCGATCACCAATCGTGATGAGGAAGCCCTTGTCCGCCACCGTGGGGTGCGCGAGCACCCGGGAGAGCAGCTCCTTCACCGGCGCGTCCAGCTTCAGCTCCGCGTGCGCGAGCGGACGCGACTTCACGTCCCGGTGCATGCGCGGGGGCTTGCCGAACAGCACGTCCATCGGGAGGTCGATGGGCGCGTTGCCGAACTGCTTGTCCCCCACCGTCAGCACCTGCTCGGCCGTGGCCTCGCCCAGCACCGCGAAGGGCGCGCGCTCGCGCTCGCACAGGGCCGTGAAGCGCGGGAGATCCTCCGGCGCGATCGCCAGCACGTAGCGCTCCTGCGCCTCGTTGCACCAGATCTCCACCGGCGACATGCCCGGCTCGGCGTTGGGCACCTCGCGCAGCTCGAAGCGTCCACCCAGGTCATTGTCGTGGATGAGCTCCGGCACCGCGTTGGACAGGCCGCCCGCCCCCACGTCGTGGATGGAGCGGATGGGGTTCTTCTCCCCCTGGGCCCAGCACTGATCGATGACCTCCTGGCAGCGCCGCTCCATCTCCGGGTTGTCGCGCTGCACCGAGGCGAAATCGAGGTCCGCCGCGCTCGAGCCCTGCGCCATCGAGGACGCCGCGCCGCCGCCCAGGCCGATGAGCATCGCCGGGCCGCCCAGCACGACGATCTTGTCCCCCGGCTGGAGCGTGCCCTTGCGCACGTGCCCCGCCCGGATGTTGCCCAGGCCGCCGGCGATCATGATGGGCTTGTGGTAGCCGCGCACCTCCACGCCCTCGGGCGTGGGCACCTGCATCTCGAAGCTGCGGAAGTAGCCGCACAGGTTGGGCCGGCCGAACTCGTTGTTGAAGGCGGCGCCGCCCAGGGGCCCGTCGATCATGATGTCGAGCGCGGACACGATGCGCTCGGGCTTCCCATAGGGCGTCTCCCACGGCTGCTCGTGGCCGGGGATGCGCAGGTTCGACACGGAGAAGCCACTCAGGCCCGCCTTGGGCCTGGCGCCCCGCCCGGTGGCGCCCTCGTCGCGGATTTCTCCGCCCGCGCCCGTGGAGGCCCCCGGATGGGGGGAGATGGCGGTGGGATGGTTGTGCGTCTCCACCTTCATCAGGATGTGCGTGGGCTCGCGGTGGAAGCGGTACTCCCCGCTGTCGGGATCCGGAAAGAGGCGCTCCACCTCGAAG
Above is a window of Cystobacter fuscus DNA encoding:
- the purL gene encoding phosphoribosylformylglycinamidine synthase encodes the protein MLTLRGAPALSEFRLAKLLALCREREPSVGSVYAEFVHILDVPAALSASERSLVDKLLEYGPRLARKEPRGSLQLVIPRPGTISPWSSKATDIFQNCGLLGVRRIERAIAYWIADEAGNALPPGSLARVQPVLHDRMTQAVVGREEDAAILFSAHTPRSFTRVGVLAGGREALVTANRALGLALAEDEIDYLVARFTELKRDPTDVELMMFAQANSEHCRHKIFNASWTVDGVAQERSLFQSIKNTYAAHPEGVLSAYKDNAAVMEGFEVERLFPDPDSGEYRFHREPTHILMKVETHNHPTAISPHPGASTGAGGEIRDEGATGRGARPKAGLSGFSVSNLRIPGHEQPWETPYGKPERIVSALDIMIDGPLGGAAFNNEFGRPNLCGYFRSFEMQVPTPEGVEVRGYHKPIMIAGGLGNIRAGHVRKGTLQPGDKIVVLGGPAMLIGLGGGAASSMAQGSSAADLDFASVQRDNPEMERRCQEVIDQCWAQGEKNPIRSIHDVGAGGLSNAVPELIHDNDLGGRFELREVPNAEPGMSPVEIWCNEAQERYVLAIAPEDLPRFTALCERERAPFAVLGEATAEQVLTVGDKQFGNAPIDLPMDVLFGKPPRMHRDVKSRPLAHAELKLDAPVKELLSRVLAHPTVADKGFLITIGDRTVSGLTARDQLVGPWQVPVADCAVTLSAHAGYTGEAMAVGERTPVALIDAAASARMAVGEAVTNIAAARVAQLGNVKLSANWMAAAGSPGEDANLYAAVKAVGMELCPALGLTIPVGKDSMSMRTVWEEQGQRKAVTAPLSLIVSAFAPVLDVRHSLTPQLRDPGADTRLVFVDLAAGRQRLGGSVLAQAYSQVGPRCPDVDDPESLKGFFAAVQALNDTGTLLAYHDRSDGGLITTLVEMAFAGHCGFEVDVTGLGADAVAALFNEELGAILQVRVADLPRVREVMKLHGLEAHCHELGRPHTALTARVRHGERVLLEEDVMGLRAVWSRVSYEMQKLRDNPRCAEQEYAARCDPADPGLSARLTFSPSEDMAAPFIAKGARPRVAILREQGVNSQLEMARAFVRAGFSAVDVHMSDLLTGRVSLKDFTGLAACGGFSYGDVLGAGGGWARSILFNARARDEFAAFFARAGTFSLGICNGCQMMAQLRELIPGAEHFPNFVRNVSEQFEARLVQVEVAPSPSLFFQGMAGSRIPIASSHGEGRAEFSTAEEAARVNGLGVVPVRFVDNHGRVTETYPANPSGSPHGIAGLTSRDGRVTIMMPHPERVSRSVQYSWCPPEWGEDSPWMRLFRNARVTLG